The Segatella copri genome contains a region encoding:
- a CDS encoding Mfa1 family fimbria major subunit (Members of this family are fimbrial shaft proteins (major subunit proteins), found in the Bacteriodetes. The family is named for Mfa1 from Porphyromonas gingivalis, and is related to but distinct from the family of FimA from the species.): MKIKHLFGLAVIAAMTASCSSNEDLGTAGPGTGTNETGVGYATFTINLPSVGGSTTSGARGTRAADDGGAEVDEGTADEYKVSDATALIFQKYGADEGSYKFVESVNLPVTATDWEDDTEAGITTKSKKLVAKLTNVDTKNTYGVLVLLNNKASSGGVKIKLPTAGQSYNEWNNEAQSPNLTELTKADNFYMANAPLNESGSVTTLVKIDKNNIYATEAEAKANSSANVYVERGVAKMSVADPATKTVVDKATPTVTTQSTVTFNNWALDITNKKTYAVHNIDGLKSDFDDIWKTDRFIGTNSRVYWGKDPNYNMDDLKKNNATDDSKRGEEFNFITATSEINKAFTESAYCLENTFNLANMYQGQTTRVIFKATYAPKNDAGKSLAEEDGTFYTIGNMTTILKKADLETAVNTAATSVLPGCTVNYANLETEGSHVITLEDIKDGTSGAVLEAATTYGTKTGEQIVKEINEKLGLTDGAGRPEAMVGINTYLNGVTYYIARVKHFGSLTPWSSGESYGTDNVKYLGRYGMLRNNWYELKVGNVYGPGYPGVPPVDPTLPDDENEKYLSVSVKILSWAKRSDTVDL; the protein is encoded by the coding sequence ATGAAGATTAAACATTTATTTGGCTTGGCTGTCATCGCAGCTATGACAGCAAGCTGTTCAAGCAATGAGGACCTAGGAACCGCAGGTCCAGGTACTGGTACTAATGAAACTGGTGTTGGTTATGCAACTTTCACCATCAACTTGCCTTCGGTAGGTGGTTCTACTACTTCTGGTGCAAGAGGAACTCGTGCAGCAGATGATGGTGGTGCTGAAGTGGACGAAGGTACAGCAGATGAGTATAAAGTTTCTGACGCAACTGCCCTTATCTTCCAGAAGTATGGTGCAGATGAAGGTTCTTACAAGTTTGTTGAGAGCGTAAATTTACCTGTTACGGCTACAGATTGGGAAGACGATACAGAAGCAGGTATCACCACAAAATCTAAAAAGTTGGTAGCAAAGCTTACCAATGTGGATACTAAGAATACATATGGTGTTTTGGTTTTACTCAATAACAAAGCTAGTAGTGGTGGCGTAAAGATTAAATTGCCTACTGCAGGTCAAAGTTATAATGAGTGGAATAACGAGGCTCAGAGTCCTAATTTAACTGAGTTGACAAAAGCAGACAACTTCTATATGGCTAATGCTCCATTGAATGAATCTGGCTCAGTAACAACTTTGGTTAAAATTGATAAAAATAATATCTATGCTACAGAGGCAGAGGCTAAGGCTAATTCTTCTGCAAATGTTTATGTAGAGCGTGGAGTAGCAAAGATGTCTGTTGCTGATCCTGCAACAAAAACTGTTGTGGACAAGGCAACCCCAACAGTTACTACACAGAGTACAGTAACATTTAACAATTGGGCTTTGGATATCACAAACAAGAAGACATATGCTGTTCATAATATTGATGGCTTGAAATCTGATTTTGACGATATTTGGAAGACAGATCGTTTCATAGGTACTAACAGCCGTGTTTATTGGGGTAAGGATCCTAACTACAATATGGATGATCTCAAGAAAAATAATGCTACTGATGATAGCAAAAGAGGCGAAGAATTCAATTTCATCACTGCTACAAGTGAGATTAATAAAGCCTTTACCGAGTCAGCATATTGCTTAGAGAATACCTTCAACTTGGCAAACATGTATCAGGGTCAGACAACCCGTGTTATCTTCAAGGCAACATATGCTCCTAAGAATGATGCAGGCAAAAGCCTTGCAGAGGAAGATGGAACTTTCTACACCATCGGTAATATGACAACTATCCTGAAAAAAGCAGACTTAGAGACTGCAGTTAATACTGCAGCAACTTCAGTTCTCCCAGGTTGTACAGTTAACTATGCAAATCTCGAGACTGAAGGTTCACATGTGATTACTTTGGAAGATATCAAGGATGGTACTTCTGGTGCAGTTCTCGAAGCCGCAACGACTTATGGCACAAAGACAGGTGAACAAATCGTTAAAGAGATTAATGAAAAACTCGGCTTGACTGATGGAGCTGGTCGTCCAGAAGCGATGGTTGGTATCAATACCTATCTTAATGGTGTTACATATTATATCGCTCGTGTTAAGCACTTCGGCTCATTGACTCCATGGAGCTCAGGTGAATCTTATGGAACAGATAACGTCAAGTATCTTGGCCGTTATGGTATGCTCCGTAACAACTGGTATGAATTGAAGGTTGGCAACGTCTATGGTCCTGGCTACCCTGGTGTACCTCCAGTAGACCCAACTCTGCCAGATGATGAGAATGAGAAGTATCTCAGTGTCAGCGTGAAGATCCTTTCTTGGGCTAAGCGTTCAGACACAGTCGATTTGTAA
- a CDS encoding FimB/Mfa2 family fimbrial subunit gives MANKKFNSWIKNICMGWGFIMAGSLLASCNDLMHDDLPPCDMGVDLQFKYDYNVQRADMFKDHVGGLCVFVYDEQGNFIARHDAYNDATSQPLKDPNYAMRINLEPGKYRFATFAFQKKYEDALAQPGAKFQIALPQQGDNITALHARLDREQGKVNNQSQPLDTLWQGLSNELVEVKDLQVTRHTIGLVRDTKQLTISLHQTDEPANINADDFSYQITNANGDISYDNSLLPDEELTYTPYYTWTTEFKDTEGNVKERTAHAALMFSRLIWHPAEENDKNAILTITNKTTGEEVARINLADFLAQGRGAFEARHYSEQEFLDREYDYKLDFFLQGNQWKYVQLSISILDWSKRIQRVDF, from the coding sequence ATGGCAAACAAGAAGTTTAACAGTTGGATCAAGAATATATGCATGGGATGGGGCTTCATCATGGCCGGCAGCCTGCTAGCAAGCTGCAACGACTTGATGCACGACGACCTGCCTCCTTGTGACATGGGTGTTGACTTGCAGTTCAAGTACGACTACAACGTGCAGCGTGCCGACATGTTCAAAGATCATGTGGGCGGACTCTGCGTATTCGTATACGACGAGCAGGGCAACTTCATTGCTCGCCATGATGCCTATAACGATGCGACATCACAGCCGCTCAAGGACCCTAACTATGCCATGCGAATCAATCTGGAACCGGGCAAATACAGATTCGCAACCTTCGCCTTCCAAAAGAAATATGAAGATGCACTTGCGCAGCCAGGTGCCAAATTCCAGATAGCTCTGCCACAGCAGGGTGACAACATCACCGCCCTCCATGCACGTCTCGACCGCGAACAGGGCAAGGTGAACAACCAGAGCCAACCGCTCGATACACTCTGGCAAGGACTCAGCAACGAACTGGTTGAAGTAAAAGACCTGCAGGTTACACGCCATACCATCGGTCTGGTTCGTGATACCAAGCAGCTCACCATCAGCCTGCATCAGACCGACGAGCCTGCCAACATCAATGCCGATGACTTCAGTTATCAGATAACCAATGCCAACGGCGATATCAGTTACGACAACTCTCTCCTCCCCGACGAGGAGTTGACATATACCCCATACTACACCTGGACCACTGAGTTTAAGGATACCGAGGGCAATGTAAAGGAGCGCACCGCTCATGCCGCCCTCATGTTCTCCCGACTCATCTGGCATCCGGCAGAAGAAAACGACAAGAACGCCATCCTCACCATCACGAACAAGACTACTGGCGAAGAGGTGGCACGCATCAATCTTGCAGACTTTCTGGCTCAAGGCCGTGGTGCCTTCGAAGCCCGCCATTATTCAGAGCAGGAATTCCTGGACCGAGAGTACGACTACAAGCTCGACTTCTTCCTCCAGGGCAACCAGTGGAAGTATGTGCAGCTCAGCATTTCCATCCTGGATTGGAGCAAGCGCATCCAGCGTGTCGATTTCTAA
- a CDS encoding fimbrial protein, with protein MKIRDFILSLVSWFILLVTVSCSDELGGERAPISSESNLHVLVPTVLSSRGTRADDASGLPTYNATVDECQINDLTLYAFPVNNDGKLLVETLPAPLATMMVEQHVANYQLTIEPGTYHIYVVANMNKVLSGKTIKTEDELKNIVLYYRPTSTPGMPVCTNIPMIYEPKDVNGTIIDTKIEKSGKKYTEVAANLKFTCVKVKLNLIMDPTASDNLYDKSYSITDIAAQKLTPSTHLLWDGKFTQTNVSSEYATGIENTIYRSSSTGEASTGRYYQNGEYTIDETNANENNKDVVSITDRTNKGTPIPTNFKQWLFQGTYYLPERYISKVEEQSVLKINGIVNSSNKNQYTIKLGHKQNASDALPTFPRGTYYEIIGKIKSLGNMTLDCNVSVKDWTPVTIEADFNHTTLWVSKTNASVTSTTADSIDYKSNVMLTEADFGCDEKVTTSSGEKEIVLTKLDAVNHRITFKINEDIKFSEYKGKYKGTAKVWIKAGNIKKYLDVEYDASPYFEVNPQEVTIYWRSDSTKVVQFKTNLGGLAFTGNASFTGNASSTVGKSTIEASCDKPDTSEGTFKIKATSNPVTTTVHYLTVKPKESAEGFNFVKKIKVTVKPAVGNYRINFRAINDRIPYAGTSDPNKSNVTGNFLGVLAEGGNNNWNDGWFEESWTGDKNQAQTKNHCIYVYTQIGETENAITGKGWIYTEKWGGKDDSGWPGDYMNDDKTNTGWYYKDFSVNAVQKHTQHGATGDRKIKPGETLIMFSNNYNNSVGYSVHRCPQHLEPGIPLFDYEDCEGWIVYDPTSDPTWNIYDAMPTIENIKFTIYTKFQTYGWFKVYGVAHENNGKREQFTIFDKENNKSWSCTNAGNGWYETVITLKAVKGDHEKDIRIMKDNQISDDKSILLFNGNSYEKHNDTGYYDGSSWHAGKPSEVN; from the coding sequence ATGAAAATACGAGATTTCATTTTAAGTTTAGTTAGTTGGTTTATATTGTTGGTTACAGTAAGTTGCTCTGACGAACTTGGAGGCGAGCGCGCTCCCATTTCGTCAGAAAGCAACTTACATGTACTCGTGCCAACCGTGCTCAGCAGCCGCGGCACCCGTGCCGACGATGCTTCCGGCCTTCCTACCTATAATGCCACGGTAGATGAATGCCAGATCAACGACCTGACCCTCTATGCCTTTCCGGTAAATAATGACGGCAAGCTCCTGGTAGAGACGCTCCCTGCCCCATTGGCTACAATGATGGTAGAGCAGCATGTAGCTAACTATCAGCTCACCATCGAGCCGGGCACTTACCATATCTATGTGGTTGCCAACATGAACAAGGTGTTGAGTGGTAAGACTATCAAAACTGAAGATGAACTCAAAAATATAGTACTCTATTACAGACCTACAAGTACACCAGGTATGCCTGTATGCACCAATATCCCGATGATTTACGAACCTAAGGATGTGAACGGTACTATCATCGATACAAAAATAGAAAAAAGTGGTAAGAAATATACAGAGGTAGCAGCTAACCTGAAGTTTACATGCGTAAAGGTTAAGCTCAACCTCATTATGGACCCAACTGCGAGCGATAATCTTTATGACAAGAGCTATAGCATAACAGATATTGCTGCTCAGAAGCTTACTCCTTCTACCCATTTATTATGGGATGGAAAGTTTACCCAGACAAATGTTTCTTCTGAATATGCTACAGGTATCGAGAACACCATTTACCGTAGTTCATCTACTGGCGAAGCTAGCACTGGACGCTATTATCAGAACGGAGAATATACCATCGATGAAACCAATGCTAACGAAAACAACAAGGATGTGGTATCTATTACAGATAGAACCAACAAGGGTACACCAATCCCTACGAACTTTAAGCAATGGCTTTTTCAAGGTACTTACTATCTGCCAGAGCGTTATATCTCTAAAGTAGAGGAACAGTCGGTATTGAAGATTAACGGTATAGTTAATAGCAGCAACAAGAATCAATATACCATTAAGCTGGGACATAAGCAGAACGCATCAGATGCTCTGCCTACATTCCCTCGTGGAACCTATTATGAGATTATCGGCAAAATCAAGAGTCTGGGAAACATGACCCTCGACTGTAATGTGAGCGTAAAGGACTGGACTCCTGTAACGATAGAAGCCGACTTCAACCATACTACTTTGTGGGTAAGCAAGACGAACGCGAGCGTAACATCTACCACGGCAGACTCCATCGACTATAAGTCGAACGTAATGCTGACAGAGGCAGATTTCGGTTGCGATGAAAAGGTAACAACATCCAGTGGTGAGAAAGAAATTGTGTTGACCAAGCTAGATGCAGTGAATCATAGAATCACATTCAAAATCAACGAGGACATTAAGTTCTCCGAATATAAAGGAAAATACAAGGGTACGGCAAAGGTTTGGATTAAGGCTGGTAACATCAAGAAGTATCTCGATGTAGAGTATGATGCCTCTCCTTATTTTGAGGTAAATCCACAGGAAGTAACCATCTATTGGCGTAGCGACAGTACCAAAGTGGTACAGTTTAAGACCAACCTGGGCGGTTTGGCTTTCACCGGTAACGCCTCTTTCACCGGTAACGCCTCTTCCACCGTAGGTAAGTCAACCATTGAGGCATCTTGCGATAAACCTGATACTTCAGAAGGAACCTTCAAGATTAAGGCAACCAGTAACCCTGTTACCACGACAGTACATTACCTCACCGTGAAGCCAAAGGAATCTGCAGAAGGCTTCAACTTTGTCAAGAAAATCAAGGTAACGGTAAAGCCTGCAGTAGGTAACTATCGTATCAACTTTAGAGCCATCAACGACAGAATTCCATACGCCGGCACAAGCGACCCGAACAAATCTAACGTGACAGGAAACTTCTTGGGTGTTTTAGCCGAGGGAGGCAATAACAACTGGAACGACGGATGGTTTGAAGAGAGCTGGACAGGTGACAAGAATCAGGCACAAACAAAAAACCATTGCATCTACGTATATACCCAAATAGGTGAAACGGAGAATGCCATCACAGGAAAAGGATGGATATATACAGAAAAATGGGGTGGCAAAGATGATTCAGGTTGGCCAGGAGACTATATGAACGACGACAAAACCAATACGGGGTGGTACTACAAAGACTTCAGTGTAAATGCTGTGCAGAAACATACACAGCACGGAGCCACTGGTGACAGAAAGATAAAACCGGGCGAAACGCTGATAATGTTTAGCAACAACTACAACAACAGCGTAGGTTACTCTGTGCATCGCTGCCCACAACACTTGGAACCAGGTATTCCACTCTTCGACTATGAGGACTGCGAGGGTTGGATTGTCTATGATCCTACATCAGACCCTACTTGGAACATATATGATGCCATGCCAACTATTGAGAACATCAAGTTTACCATTTACACCAAATTCCAGACTTATGGATGGTTTAAGGTATATGGTGTCGCCCACGAAAACAATGGCAAAAGAGAACAATTCACTATTTTCGACAAAGAAAATAATAAAAGTTGGAGTTGCACTAATGCCGGCAATGGTTGGTATGAGACTGTGATTACCCTCAAGGCTGTTAAGGGAGACCACGAGAAGGACATCAGAATTATGAAAGATAATCAAATTTCTGACGACAAATCCATTCTCCTTTTCAATGGCAACAGCTATGAGAAGCATAATGACACAGGCTATTACGATGGCTCCTCTTGGCACGCTGGCAAACCATCTGAGGTGAATTAA
- a CDS encoding BACON domain-containing protein — protein MKKIKHLMIWIGLLLSLVSCKDTMEAIGLGGDEIPAEGLVLNLQLTNFTKQQIGTRAGASETFNSLCAVFYGDNNEYLSKTDCSKSTLSQQSDGSYKVRITNVPAGTKNVHLVANASDMTEREAQNLQSLTVAEKRDPQLDAPICWGKISIDSLLKANPSVTMLRQCAKISLEIDKGIQSYFTNAGLYVYNMATKAAIAPANYIEPKTDDLAESTDLSEEANPLDDDTATTVAVNETSAGKAMVIIKANYKDSEGHDREGYYKVALYKDANKTTQYALLRNHHYTIKVTKVNDYGFSTLEEAKKSLPENRLEVEVVDDNPEITQMIACKDYELGVSDYQEVDASTTKAIVTIVTTLPDATSSDDWLYSVQKKASWIIACDQETVNDTPETGRKSSKGKKYTLKLTLTKNNQSEEPRIGTITVTYGDLSLDITIKQAGFDFRRKDPARIVTMQYNNSTVAANYFYWLDNGVQGITPEEMQGAVRNDGLHFCVGTADITYLIPKLNGDQITKKDDKIKVEEDIGKWKVSLANTTVNEDLWKSSFTITNQAGIEITYPVYHTGIFHKIDENSKVYKDYQLAENGDNEKKVKGWFYYGVVKVEGKKADETTTTYYMLDRNLGASNNGYYAPDVVALAKNKKAIGGYFCISEKKSTSDATQDLSSTLAPAGYTIPTDAVFEELVNAGNLEVVPQSTSLGETYNCVRIKTVDSELPYIYLPMGGFLEGESHKNPIHVNLWTKTLLSGTQGFGTNSPEYGFWYRYFDVYNKRKGLSNMRFVSGSNGMNNGRYKAMPIRLILK, from the coding sequence ATGAAGAAGATCAAACATTTAATGATATGGATAGGATTGCTCCTCAGCCTTGTTTCCTGCAAGGATACGATGGAGGCTATCGGACTCGGCGGGGATGAAATCCCTGCCGAGGGACTTGTCTTGAACCTTCAATTGACCAACTTCACCAAGCAACAGATTGGTACAAGAGCGGGGGCCTCGGAGACATTCAATTCGCTCTGCGCTGTATTCTATGGAGATAATAACGAATACTTAAGCAAGACAGATTGCAGCAAATCTACTTTATCACAGCAGTCTGATGGCAGCTACAAGGTAAGGATAACCAATGTACCTGCTGGTACCAAGAATGTACATCTTGTAGCCAATGCCAGCGACATGACGGAGAGAGAGGCACAAAACTTGCAGTCTCTCACTGTTGCAGAGAAGAGAGACCCTCAGCTTGATGCCCCTATCTGCTGGGGTAAAATTTCAATTGATAGTCTTTTGAAAGCTAATCCTTCTGTGACGATGTTGCGCCAATGCGCCAAGATTAGTTTGGAGATAGACAAAGGCATCCAGAGTTATTTCACCAATGCAGGCTTATACGTCTATAACATGGCAACCAAGGCAGCCATAGCTCCTGCCAATTATATTGAGCCTAAGACCGATGACTTGGCAGAATCTACTGATCTCAGTGAGGAAGCCAACCCATTGGACGACGATACCGCAACCACCGTGGCAGTAAATGAAACTTCTGCAGGCAAGGCAATGGTGATTATCAAGGCGAATTATAAGGATAGTGAAGGACATGATAGAGAAGGATATTATAAGGTGGCACTCTACAAGGATGCCAACAAGACAACCCAATATGCCTTGCTCCGCAACCACCATTATACCATCAAGGTAACCAAGGTAAACGACTATGGCTTCTCTACGCTTGAAGAGGCTAAAAAGAGTCTGCCAGAGAATAGATTGGAAGTAGAGGTAGTGGACGATAACCCAGAAATCACCCAAATGATAGCTTGCAAAGACTATGAACTGGGAGTGAGCGATTATCAGGAGGTAGATGCAAGCACTACAAAGGCTATCGTAACCATTGTTACTACCTTGCCAGATGCAACGAGTAGTGATGATTGGCTGTATAGTGTCCAGAAGAAAGCGTCTTGGATAATCGCTTGTGATCAAGAGACTGTGAATGATACACCAGAGACAGGCAGAAAGTCTTCTAAAGGTAAGAAATATACCTTGAAGCTTACGCTTACAAAGAATAACCAATCAGAGGAACCACGTATAGGCACCATCACCGTTACTTATGGCGACCTTTCTCTTGATATAACCATCAAGCAGGCTGGTTTTGATTTTAGAAGAAAGGATCCTGCTAGAATCGTAACCATGCAGTATAATAACTCCACCGTAGCTGCCAACTATTTCTACTGGTTGGACAATGGTGTGCAAGGCATCACTCCTGAAGAAATGCAAGGGGCTGTGAGAAATGATGGTTTGCATTTCTGCGTGGGAACAGCCGATATCACGTATCTTATCCCTAAACTTAATGGTGATCAGATTACTAAAAAGGATGATAAAATCAAAGTGGAAGAAGATATAGGTAAGTGGAAGGTAAGCCTTGCCAATACTACGGTAAATGAAGATTTGTGGAAGTCTTCATTTACCATCACCAACCAGGCTGGCATCGAGATCACTTATCCTGTTTATCATACTGGTATCTTCCATAAGATAGATGAGAATTCCAAGGTATATAAGGATTATCAGTTGGCAGAAAACGGAGATAACGAGAAGAAGGTGAAGGGCTGGTTCTATTATGGTGTGGTAAAGGTAGAGGGAAAGAAGGCCGATGAAACCACCACTACTTATTATATGTTAGACCGCAACCTAGGTGCATCCAACAATGGTTACTATGCCCCAGATGTGGTGGCACTGGCAAAGAACAAGAAAGCCATTGGTGGCTATTTCTGTATCTCTGAAAAAAAGAGCACCAGCGATGCCACTCAGGATCTCTCCAGCACCTTGGCACCAGCAGGCTATACCATTCCAACTGATGCCGTGTTCGAAGAATTAGTTAATGCAGGCAATCTGGAGGTGGTACCACAGTCCACATCGTTAGGAGAAACCTACAACTGCGTGCGTATCAAGACGGTGGATTCCGAGTTGCCATACATCTATCTGCCTATGGGTGGATTCTTGGAGGGCGAGAGCCATAAGAACCCTATCCATGTAAATCTCTGGACCAAGACTTTGCTGTCAGGTACGCAGGGCTTCGGTACCAACAGTCCTGAATATGGTTTCTGGTATAGATACTTTGATGTTTACAACAAGAGGAAAGGATTATCCAATATGAGATTTGTGAGTGGTAGCAACGGCATGAACAATGGCCGCTACAAGGCGATGCCAATACGCCTGATTCTGAAATAA
- a CDS encoding type II toxin-antitoxin system PemK/MazF family toxin, whose protein sequence is MVNFKELLGNDNQLQNLLLDTVEEGEVYRLCLTKGEGIIPKNKGDEGRKKFFVVVGKDQEGNAIGFVLINSEINKHLPESRRKLHYLLKASEYEFLGDQDRFVDCSDFKRISKERFAELFSIDKMKGKINKNDLVEIKKAICSYENISMKLLKRFGLI, encoded by the coding sequence ATGGTGAACTTCAAAGAATTGCTGGGAAATGATAATCAGCTTCAAAACTTACTCCTTGATACAGTTGAGGAGGGTGAAGTTTATCGTCTTTGCCTGACAAAAGGAGAAGGTATTATTCCTAAAAATAAAGGAGATGAAGGGAGAAAGAAGTTCTTTGTAGTTGTGGGTAAAGACCAAGAAGGAAATGCGATTGGTTTTGTACTTATCAACTCAGAAATCAATAAGCACCTTCCTGAAAGTAGAAGGAAATTGCACTATTTATTGAAGGCTTCTGAGTATGAGTTTTTGGGTGACCAAGATAGATTTGTCGATTGCTCTGATTTTAAAAGAATTTCAAAGGAACGATTTGCAGAATTGTTTTCAATAGATAAGATGAAGGGAAAAATTAATAAGAATGATTTGGTAGAAATAAAAAAGGCTATTTGTTCTTATGAGAATATTTCCATGAAGTTGTTGAAACGTTTTGGATTGATATAA
- a CDS encoding Panacea domain-containing protein: MRSMNKMSAEDIAKLKAVALYVLDKCGETDFIHLFKIIYFAERNLYAKYGQHLVKDTFIAMEHGPVPSHLYDALKLMNGKGNNKDVKAISDSLLPAGGECAWFFVKAGEKPDLDELSKAEIEALDAAIDKYKNMDTKTLSELSHDSAWHEAWDKNHNAVMTSLNIAKAGDASNEFLEYLQEQEFIDSILEA, from the coding sequence ATGAGAAGTATGAATAAAATGTCGGCGGAGGATATCGCTAAGCTTAAAGCGGTAGCTTTGTATGTCTTAGACAAATGTGGTGAAACGGATTTCATTCATTTGTTTAAGATTATCTATTTTGCGGAAAGGAATCTCTATGCAAAATATGGTCAACATTTAGTTAAGGATACTTTTATCGCCATGGAACACGGACCGGTTCCCTCTCATCTTTATGATGCCTTGAAATTAATGAATGGCAAGGGAAACAATAAGGATGTCAAAGCTATTAGCGATTCTTTGTTACCTGCTGGTGGGGAATGCGCTTGGTTTTTTGTGAAAGCTGGCGAAAAGCCTGACTTGGACGAATTGAGTAAAGCTGAGATAGAAGCGTTGGATGCTGCCATTGATAAATACAAAAATATGGATACCAAGACTTTGTCTGAGCTATCTCATGATTCTGCCTGGCATGAGGCATGGGATAAAAATCATAATGCTGTTATGACCTCTCTGAATATTGCAAAAGCAGGTGATGCTTCTAATGAGTTTTTAGAGTATCTCCAGGAACAGGAATTTATAGATTCTATTTTGGAGGCTTAG
- a CDS encoding type II toxin-antitoxin system RelB/DinJ family antitoxin, with translation MAQIAMTVRMDNQQKAQFDKLCEQFGMSANTAINIFVKAVIRSKSIPFSIQAKNEEEDEVTAKAKAAFQYMCDTARENNIDMSLDEINEEIREVRRLRKERNGICSH, from the coding sequence ATGGCACAGATAGCAATGACAGTCCGTATGGACAACCAGCAGAAAGCACAGTTTGATAAACTCTGCGAGCAATTCGGCATGAGTGCGAATACCGCTATCAACATCTTTGTTAAGGCAGTAATTCGCAGTAAGAGCATTCCCTTCTCCATTCAAGCAAAGAATGAAGAAGAAGATGAAGTGACTGCAAAAGCAAAAGCTGCGTTCCAGTATATGTGTGACACAGCAAGAGAGAATAACATTGATATGTCACTTGATGAGATCAATGAAGAAATCAGAGAAGTCAGACGATTAAGAAAAGAACGCAATGGTATATGCAGTCATTGA
- a CDS encoding putative toxin-antitoxin system toxin component, PIN family: MVYAVIDTNIIVSSFITKNPSSSTRRVINSMLSGKIKPLYNEEILDEYFDVLNRSKFHLSEIRIHELLNFFKQYGIDSSRFPYDGTMPDEDDRVFYEVCLSKEDSFLVTGNLKHFPKEPQVITAAEMMEILDNEL; this comes from the coding sequence ATGGTATATGCAGTCATTGATACGAACATTATCGTGTCCTCGTTTATAACCAAGAACCCTTCTTCATCAACAAGAAGGGTCATTAATAGTATGCTCAGTGGTAAAATTAAGCCATTGTATAATGAAGAAATCTTGGATGAGTACTTTGATGTACTAAATAGGTCAAAATTTCATCTAAGTGAAATCAGAATCCATGAGTTATTGAACTTTTTTAAGCAATACGGCATTGATTCTTCCCGTTTTCCTTATGATGGCACCATGCCAGATGAGGACGACCGAGTCTTCTACGAAGTCTGCCTGAGCAAGGAAGATTCCTTCCTGGTTACCGGTAACCTCAAGCATTTTCCAAAAGAACCGCAGGTAATTACAGCTGCAGAAATGATGGAAATCTTAGACAACGAACTATAA
- a CDS encoding helix-turn-helix transcriptional regulator — MMQNKLFRDCLAAIPAEQKAEFDLSFGIAERISEILKAKGLTQKDFARLLNKRDTEISKWLTGRHNFTTQTIARIETTLGSKLISIAH, encoded by the coding sequence ATGATGCAGAACAAATTATTCCGTGATTGCCTCGCTGCGATACCTGCCGAGCAAAAGGCTGAGTTCGATTTGTCTTTCGGTATTGCCGAGCGCATTAGTGAGATTCTGAAAGCCAAGGGTCTCACCCAAAAGGATTTCGCCCGCTTGCTCAACAAGCGAGACACAGAAATCTCCAAATGGCTAACAGGCAGACATAACTTCACGACTCAAACCATTGCTCGTATAGAAACAACTCTAGGTAGTAAACTCATCAGCATAGCCCATTGA
- a CDS encoding nucleotidyltransferase family protein, translating to MKVNAVASKLFSMLREDGLRCCILKGQGNALMYPNPYSRTPGDIDVWIDVSMERIMEYAQKKFELEDDIRLQHLETSLDGVPVELHFFPCSMNNPIYHARLQKWFRRNADL from the coding sequence ATGAAGGTGAATGCTGTGGCGAGCAAGCTCTTTTCTATGCTCAGGGAGGATGGATTGAGGTGCTGCATTCTGAAAGGGCAGGGGAATGCCTTGATGTATCCGAATCCTTATTCACGTACTCCTGGAGATATTGATGTTTGGATTGATGTTAGTATGGAGAGGATTATGGAATATGCTCAAAAGAAGTTTGAACTGGAAGATGATATCAGACTGCAGCATCTAGAGACTTCCTTGGATGGTGTGCCTGTAGAGTTGCATTTCTTTCCTTGCTCCATGAATAATCCTATCTATCATGCTAGATTGCAGAAATGGTTTCGAAGGAATGCGGATTTGTAA